ttaatttggtaaaagcttgttcgcattcctctgtccactgaaactttgaattcttttttaagcatgtgaagaatggggccgctttgtcacccgccattggcaagaaacgtgacaaggcggccattcgtcctgtcaaacgctgaacttctttgacacttgttgggcttttcatctctaagatcgcccttcccttatcaggattcacttctattcctctcgatgtcaacatgaatcccaagaactttcctccctggatcccaaaagaacacttctcaggatttaacttcatttgatatgttcttaattgagtaaacgcttccttaagatcgccgccatgatcactagccctggcggactttacgatcatgtcgtccacatatacctccatattcctgcccacttgttttgaaaagattttatccatgagccgttggtacgtagctcctgcattcttcaatccaaaaggcattgtcttgtaacagtaattcgcctgattggtcataaatgctgtactttcttcatccgatggatgcatcatgatttgattgtagcccgaataagcatccatgagacttaaaagttcattccccgacgctccatccacaagcttatcgacattgggaagtggatatgaatctttaggacacactttgttcaagcttgtgtagtccgtgcacattcgccacttcccattggattttttgaccatcacaacattggcgagccatgtcgggtactgcacctcacggatgaagcgagccttgattagtttctcagtctctaactgtactgccttattcttttcatcactcattctccgccttggctggatgactggggtcgcccctggtcgaatagccaatttgtgagtgatcacattggggtcaatccctggtacatcattgatggtccatgcaaagagatccaaattatcacccagcagcgtgatcaacctttcctcttgtTCCTTTGTCAAACTGTTGCCAATCTTTAAAACTTTATCCTTAATTTGcacttgcttggtttcttccagaggttgtgggcggaattcatcagcatcgtctctcGGATCCAAACTGAATCCCTCTTGCGGAAAGATTTCTgtgattctgtgactttctttggcggccttacgcccataaagcgccacacttcttagataacattctcttgctgcattttggtccacatgtaataccccaacctttccattgcaggctggatatttaacagtcaaatgagcTGTTGAAACGACCgcacatagcttgttgagggtgtctcgtcccaagagtacattgtagttggctctgcacgccaggactaagtacttcacttgaaatttctttacaaactctccttcgccaaaagcagttggtatttccacatatcctcgaacagtgacacggtcccctgtaaaccctaccaaggttcctttatacggcctcaagtctgactcttttagccccaggcgatcaaaggcatctccataaatgatatccgccgaagacccctggtctaaaaatactttcttcgtgacataattgttaaccctgattgttaccacaattgggtcgttgtcatggggaatcacgtgcgcaaaatcctgaggagtgaatatgataggggagtgattcacccaacactcgctttcgcttgcctcatgtactgagtgtactgccgccacatagcgctttctagccttacttgaaattgcacccccgccaaatcctcctgcaatagatgaacattccccaacaggatcgcccaactcttccactatctccttgcctttgcctttgtctccttgggtgatcctagcgacttctggcgttgctgtgtctttaacgaagtttgccagatgaccagccttaatcaatcgatcaatttcccgcctcaaattccaacaattatccgtcgtatgccccaacgctttgtggtactcgcaccacctattggtatctACATTAGCTGGCGGTCGCCGCGGGGGTGGCGGGTACTGCACAACATTCGTTTGCCCAACGGCCCTTAAAATGGTGCTTAAGGGCGCATTTAACTTTGTAAGTGGAACTGGAGCTGGCGCAATaccatgctgaccagttgtGGCTGCAGCAGGACCTTGAGAATTacggtgccatgtattttgaaatcctggtttggagttttgatatggtcccggtcttggtacacggggggtttgtgctaccctggtttccttccctgcCTTAGGTTTATCCTGCGAAACCCCGCCGGAATGGgcttgcttgcgtccttcctctctttcttgttttttctgatcatcctgctcaattaatatgaattcctgaacacgagcACGAAGGTCCATCATGTCTTTTGCTGGTCGCCTCGTCAAGTCCCTATTCAAGTCACCCGCCCGaagaccatttttgaaagacgcaaggcaaacatccggattgctctcctccagttgaaccgccattttactaaatcgcgccatgtagttcttgagcttctcccctggctgttgatgtatgctgataagatcaaacatggttgccttggtagttttattggcggagaattgagttaagaactttgtggacaaatcagtaaaattgtcaatggagaagggcggttgacggatgaaccattgcatcgccatccccttgaatgttgatggtaacaacctacacttcacctcatctgttgctcctccaataaccattttcatgttaaaataacgcaagtgttccatggggtctgagtcgcctgaaaaggcgtccaaCGCCATCGTTTGCAGATGTTTTGGTATGCCCACCCGTGTGATAgcgggaacaaaaggctggaattcaacaacgtcttcggcctcgagccgttgttcttgcttatagtcttgtcgcTGAGTTAAGTACTgcacctgggcttgcaactgctcgttctggctttgtactttttgcaaagtgtccaacatttgttgcaaggccgccggagtgattcccgtcacCACCTCTGGCGCTTTTCTCGGAACGCTGGTTTTGAGGTCATCTAGATTTACATACTCAGGCGGtgctgatcgtcgcctgactcctggatctgatctagctatcagatctgaaggtcttcctggagctgcattcaccaacgagaccggtgactgcgccaccgagtgaacccccgccgaagaagcctcctgctccggctcttgaggtacttcgcggttgttgtaccgtccaccgccgcggccgccgtgacgaccacccctccggcgatgatcgcggcggcccacaccacacgaacgagtttccatggatcttaaaACGCACCCTCTATGTCAAGTAGTAGATCGAAGTAAGACCCACAGACGGCATCAATGTTCCGCACTAGGGAgttctgacgtcggaaactgacagaaagtaaaccctagcagagtactaaaaatatcacaaaaggaatattctcattaaatgtttgaaaggtactttttacaaggggttgacctcttcttttatagagggaatgatcataacatggactgtcactgtacttgggcctgacaaccggggcccaagcctctatacatataagacaaaactaaggaatcttccagctggcgcgtggacccatccagaagacgggcgggcttcgacgttgttccataatcccgccatggctgctttcgttcatctaaatgcttgatttgggcgggaataagggatacttatatcccgcccagtccaaatATATATGGCCAAATTAAGTAGGTAATGCACACAACTAGCAACTAAATGATTACCTTTTTAAGTAACCAAAAATATGATTACCTTTCTAAGTAGCTACACGCCTACTCCAATCTTCAAGCTACAGCGtgaatataaaaatgaaaattacaaACATTACCAAATGAAGAAACAAACAAACCTTAGCTGGAGTAATCAGTCCTCCAGCTCCTAATACTCAAAATATACCGTTAAATATTCAACTCATCCAAAAATTGAAATCTCCTTTATAAGAAATCTAATTTATATTTCaagttaagtttttttttatgaaatgagttttttttaattttttttataatcgaCTGTTTTAGAGTCTGTAATAGTTTTGGATTTATTTATTAGCTATCTAACTATTTTTACCATAAACATTATTGTatttttatctatatatatataagtagaGAGATTGATCCCACCCCGTCCCCATACGCAAGAAAGTGAGATAATGTTCATTTATGATCCATCAAAAAAGTTATTTTCACCTATCAATTACACCTTCATTTAGTTAAAATGTGGAAAAAAAATGAGTGATGTGATAGGTGTTAGAAAATGCAAAGAGATATAAGAAGATaaataagtgaaaataaaaTGGAAGGGAAAGTGAGGTGTGAATATATCAAAACTCTTCATGATCCATGGTCATCTCACTTTTGAGTGGGTTGAGCCACCCTTGATTAATTCTAATTATTACCTCACAATTTCTAAAACATCTCAACATACATTCACATATACTGATATACTCaattttttctctatttcttttcgtattatatcatatatcatatatgatttctttcttttcttctatttctattcTTTATAAAAGAATTGCATATATTAAAAGATTGGTTGGTAGATGTCTACCCACTTAATGACTTAATGTAATCTCAAAATTCCAAATCTCATTGTAGAAATacgttaagaaaaaaaaaaaaaattgcgtGTAAACAGTTAGCCACCAAACATTTTCTACTCTGGCATTGCTTGATGtaacaagagaaaaaaaaaaaggaaaggacCATCTTGGATGTGTGATTAGCCATGAAACCCATGCACGTCTGGTTTTACCATCCCACACGCGAGTACAAGAGAGAAACACAGTTCTTGTGCTCCCCCACAAAGAAAACCTTTCCAAGTTTCATACAACAACTATTTACCATATCTTAATCATATATATGCCCAACAAACTCCCTCAAagattatttaattaattcttTGGCCTTGTATATGCCAAGTTAACAACGAAAAAGCTTACCACACTCACGAGACTAGCATGCATACCCCCACAACACATTTCATACAAAGCACCAAGTCATATATATTTggtaaaatatgttttttttccaaTAAAATCTTAAATTATTGGTTTTCATCTCTATAAAAATTATTCTTTGAAATACATctccaattttttaaaatacacGGGCTTGTTTGATTTCAACTTTTATATTCTGtatttaaaaacattttttaggaacttctttaaaaaaaaaacaaaaaagctgTTTGAATGAAATATTTTCCAACATTAAAAAACTGTAAAGAAAACTAGAAACATAAGTTTTTGCAAACAAGCTATGCCAaacaagtttttaaatttttcaatttttaaaaatagaaaatagtttTCAAAAACTATAATCAAACACACTTCACATGTCCCTCAAAGGTCCAAtacttaataaataaataagtaattTGAAGTACCATGTTTAGCCCGTCTCATGGAAACATAAACATGTGTATTAATTTCCAAAAATTGGAGATGTGCgtcaaaaatttatttttagggATCAAAATTAATAATTGGTGATTTTATAAGGAACTATttaatccatatatatatatatatatatatatatatatatatatatatatatgtcaccTCCCTCTTTCTACTATTACCAACCCAACATGGCTGAGCCACAAGTTAGTAACAGTAGTGACCATGCCACTTCTTCTAGTTCTGGAGCTAGGCGTAAAGGCACGGTTTCAAAGCGTGGTGGCAtgacaataacaacaacaacagctcaGGGAGGTGCTCCATGTGGGGCCTGCAAGTTCCTGAGGAGGAAGTGTATCAATGGGTGCGTGTTTGCACCTTACTTTGGTTCAGACCAGGGTGCGGCACGGTTTGCGGTTGTGCACAAGGTGTTTGGTGCGAGCAATGTGTCGAAGCTACTGCTGCATGTTCCGGTGAACCGCCGCCATGAGGCGGTTGCTACTATATCGTACGAGGCTCAGGCGAGGTTGTCTGATCCTGTTTATGGTTGTGTGTCCACCATTCTTGCTTTGCAGCAACAGGTTTGATTAGGATTAAGCGTGCTGTTTTTTTaacaaattttaaataaaatggatTTAAGCTCCTGCAGAATCGTCTTTTTATAATCAAAGGAATAAATTATGATTGTTGGATCTAAAAACACAGATGATTGTTTTCAACTGGTCACGTGACAAGTAAATGActtttaatcttgaccatttGTCATGATTTATGTCTATCATTCTCATGTAAGTAGTTCATTAATCATAAGGGCTGGAGAACTTATTTAATTTGAATCTATTCAGGTGGCATCTTTGCAAGGGGAGCTTTCTATGGTGCAAACTCAGCTGATGAATAGCAGGTTTGCATATGCAAGTGTTCTTCAGCAACAACAGCAACCAAACATCAATGTAGCAATGCACCCAGCGTACTCCAACAACTCATCTGCCTCCACCAACATTATGAACATGAGCTGCTTCAACCCTGCAGGATTTGACCTTTCAATGGAGACAGCAGCACCCTCCTCACACAGCTTCGAGCCTCTTCAACTCTCTCACTTGTCCCatgatgaggaagatgattaaTGAGGAAAAATAAATGATCCCCTGAGTTTCAAACATGAGATTGGTAGTACTTCACCATCAATGAGTTGCCATTTTTGTTTACTTTGCTGGATCCATCAGACTACCATTAGTTTACACAATAAGGCTCTTAATACTATGTACTAACCAGTATGATGTGAAACTATTAAAATATACATTGATAAaaaagaatgtaattaatagagaagagttgtgatTGATTAATATGAAAGATGATAAAAGTAAGAGAAAATGTATCAAATGAGGGTATAGGCAGAAacaattagcaaaaaatgcattgagtttctaaaacaacaacattttgaaatattgaaaaaaggtccaaaacaacaaactttctagAACGGAGGGGTAGAAAAATTGTGTTGTTTAGGAGCCATTTATAACCGGAAAAAACAATTCAATAAGAGAAAACCAAGAAGTCAACAACACAAGAAACAAGAAAATGagcatatatatttatatatatatatatatgtgtgttttaaaataactatcagtaaatttattttattgattagcttatttttttaaggaaccctattttaattaaaattatgtagTTAATCAATTGTTTTTAACTTAGTTGTGACAAGTGATAATAAATTAAGAATAGAGGTTAACTAaactaaataaatattattaaatattaatttctccaaagtactttatgtttaaattattatataagtagagaaATGATTTTAATAATTACTATTAACAAATTAATGTTTATAAGTGAgcagtctattttactattaattaatatttgttcatttatttttacttaaattaaaaataataattttctatttattaattaatatcattatatattgaaataaattaattcgGAGTTTCAATACCAAAAGAGAATATATAACTGTTATCCTATCCTATCAAGATAAGTTATATCATAactcccccctcaggataacttttacacattatgacatgataggataagagacATGATAGTGTTATCTGATCTTGCTGACGCAACAAACACCAGATAACAACAGAATATGATtattatcatatcatgtccttCCTTATCCTGTCCACCAAACGAACCATTTTATACTCATAATTACTAAAATGCCCTACTTGGGATTTATACGGTTGTAATAATGTCACCACTTTAATATTTCACCCTGACCCACTCActttatgttatttttcaatGACAATCTCTCTTACTTAGAAAACGACACATAACTTTCTTTCTTCCATAGCATGACACCTCACTTCTTCTTTTGTCCAGAACGTGACACATGTATTGTGAAACTGTCAATTCTTAACACCTCACACTACAACCTCTCATGAGATTCACACTtccttctgtaacaataaaaaaaactctttttttCTTCCCCTCCATTTAAATCATCACTCATACACCCACACTTACCACTTCGACTTTGCAatatcactttctctctctacaaaCTTTCTTGTCCTTTTCTTATctaacttcatcttcatcttcttcctcgatCCACCATAGCTTCCACCTTTACCACCATAAAGCCACCACATTTCTTCATCCTTTATAACATGCAATCACATATTTGAACTCGCCTCCTCATTATCTTTACATTCATCTTACTCAATTCGCCAAAAGCTTTCATCTTTGGGGTTCTTTGAACCTGTCGATTCCACCTTATGTCATCCACTGCATCACTTTTCTTCTTTGGTTTATGAAAGATCTGAATTGGATCTATCAAGATCTAAGGAtcccaaaaaaattcaatttgcGGGTAAAGtcttcacctttttatttgctttcatcttcttcctcgatCCACCATAGCAACCACCTTTACCAGCATAAAGACACCACATTTCTTCATCATTTATAACATGCAATCACATATTTGAACTCGTCTCCTCGTTCTCTTTACATTCATCTCCCTTATTTCGCCAAAAGCTTTCATCTTGGGGGGGTCCTTTGAACTTGTCGAATCCACCTTATGTCATCCACTACATCACTTTTCTTCTTTAGTTTATGAAGGATCTAAATTGGATCTCTCCAAATCTAAGGATCCCAAAAAAATTCAAGTCATCATAGGTAAAGTCTTCACCTTTTTGtttgctttcatcttcttcctcgatCCACCATAGCTTTCACCCTTACCACCACAAAACCACCACATTTCTTCATCCTTTATAACATGCAATCACATATTTGAACTCGCCTCCTCATTCTCTTTACATTCATCTTACTCAATTCGCCAAAAGCTTTCATCTTGGGGGTTCTTTGAACTTGTCGATTCCACCTTATGTCATCCACTGCATCACTTTTCTTCTTTGGTTTATGAAAGATCTGAATTGGATCTATCAAGATCTAAGGATCCCAATAAAATTCAAGTTGCGGGTAAAgtcttcaccttttcatttgctttcatcttcttcctcgatCCACCATAGCTACCACATTTACCACGACAAAGACACCACATTTCTTCATCTTTTATAACATGCAATCACATATTTGAACTCATCTCTTCATATTCTTTACATTCAGCTCACTCATTTCTCCAAAAGCTTTCATCTTGCGGGTCCTTTGAACTTGCCGAATCCATCTTATGTCATCTCCGCATCACtttctttttttggtttatGAAAGATCTGAATTGGATCTCTCAAGATCTATGGATCCCGACAAAAATTAAGTTACAGGTAAAgtcttcaccttttcatttgctTCAACTTTGATTGAATGCTTTCTTAGTCTTTTTTTTCTTGATCTGTCTTGTCCATTCATGCCAGAAGTCCAGCAAGGAAGTGTTGATCTTTGGGGAGCTATAGTCTCAATTTGCTTTCGGTTATGGTTCTCGATGAAGGGACTCAGGTTCGTTCCCCTCTTAACTAAGACATAAGGTCTAAAATTTCGGGGTTCTTGATCTAAATAATTACTTTGAAGTTTCTGATATTCTGTTAATTATAATGGTTGTAGTTGAATTTGGCTCGTGCATGCGTTTTAGAATACCCTTTTGAAATCTTTCTATGCTCATTGATgttttcctttaattttttgaatttttttctctGAGATCATGCCCTTGTTATGCGTTTTAGAGTATAAGTATTTTACTGTGAGCAAaagaagttttatttttttgatgtaTCTGAACAGTAAAAATATCTACAGTaacattattttcaaaataatcatttttgAACAAAAAGTAGCATTCAATCATGTACATTAAATCATTTACTTAAAGCattcaattaataaaattatttctttCAATCAATCAATGCATGAGTAATTCCTATTAAAAGATTGATCTGAATATTAGTAtgcaataaaaaatattttttaccaATTATatctttaataattaaataattt
This is a stretch of genomic DNA from Lotus japonicus ecotype B-129 chromosome 1, LjGifu_v1.2. It encodes these proteins:
- the LOC130722413 gene encoding LOB domain-containing protein 20, which gives rise to MAEPQVSNSSDHATSSSSGARRKGTVSKRGGMTITTTTAQGGAPCGACKFLRRKCINGCVFAPYFGSDQGAARFAVVHKVFGASNVSKLLLHVPVNRRHEAVATISYEAQARLSDPVYGCVSTILALQQQVASLQGELSMVQTQLMNSRFAYASVLQQQQQPNINVAMHPAYSNNSSASTNIMNMSCFNPAGFDLSMETAAPSSHSFEPLQLSHLSHDEEDD